AATCATGAATAAAAAAGCTTTTTACGTGATACCCCATTTCTCCTAATGACGCTGCAGCAGAAGCTCCTGCTAAACCAGTACCAACTATAATAATAGAGTGCTTTCTTCGATTTGCTGGGTTAACAAGTTTTGAAGAAAACCGATGAGTGGTCCACCTATTTTCAATTGGCCCAGAAGGGCTTTTGGAGTCAAAATTGTATGTCATATTTGGTTACCTTGCAAAAAATACATAAAGTGGTTGAGAAAAGAAGCCTGCTGCAACAATTATCGCATAGGTATAGCCAAAATACTTAAAAAATTTATTATAACGAGGATGACTAATACCAAGGGTTTGAAAGATAGATTGAACGCCATGAAATAAATGCATGCCGATCAAAATCATGACAAAACAGTAGCCAGCAACATAAATAGGATCGTGAAATTTTTCGACTATGAGTTTAAAAATATCTCTCATTTCGGTTCCATCATATGTAACAGAATATTTTGGTCCCCATTTAAATGTGATCAAATGCCAAATAATAAATGCAAGCGTGATTGATCCCGTATAAATCATCGATCGCGAAGTGATCGATGCAGATTTTTCTTTAACAGGAGAAACAGAATAAAATTTAGGTTTAGCGATAGAATTGCGC
This region of Spirobacillus cienkowskii genomic DNA includes:
- a CDS encoding succinate dehydrogenase cytochrome b subunit, translated to MSANSGFLTSTIGKKYFMALTAIIWSLFVMAHMIGNMLIFVGAEAYNKYSHALISNPAIYLIEAFLIFVLVYHIFTGFTLAVRNSIAKPKFYSVSPVKEKSASITSRSMIYTGSITLAFIIWHLITFKWGPKYSVTYDGTEMRDIFKLIVEKFHDPIYVAGYCFVMILIGMHLFHGVQSIFQTLGISHPRYNKFFKYFGYTYAIIVAAGFFSQPLYVFFAR